Proteins encoded by one window of Microplitis mediator isolate UGA2020A chromosome 1, iyMicMedi2.1, whole genome shotgun sequence:
- the LOC130668637 gene encoding MIT domain-containing protein 1-like yields the protein METAAIKILTRAVDMDKKEQYTLALVLYQEGLQVLLNTIKEVTDAKKKDHLRLKAKGYLDRAEKLKEIIEEKKALGQYREQTKIEAGATGHDYDSLFGRFLDNNVVWIHVEDPYIRAYHQCLNLVRLCELAVRKCSSLSKIILTTTQDPEDSKNQITRLQELKLSLQQSNIKMDVNFSETLHDRQITLNNGWVIKIGRGLDYFKAPDSKFSLGACDLALRATLETTVDIFHKNDIKN from the exons atggagaCTGCGgcgataaaaatattgacacgTGCCGTTGATATGGACAAGAAAGAACAATATACTCTGGCACTAGTATTATATCAAGAAGGTCTGCAAGTTTTACTCAACACAATAAagg aagtaactgatgcaaaaaaaaaagaccacTTGCGTCTGAAAGCCAAAGGTTATTTGGATCGCGcggaaaaattgaaagaaataattgaagaaaaaaaagcacTGGGACAGTATCGGGAACAGACGAAAATCGAAGCTGGTGCTACTGGTCATGATTACGACAGTTTGTTTGGCAGATTTTTAGATAATAATGTGGTTTGGATACACGTTGAAGATCCGTATATTCGAGCTTATCATCag tGTTTAAATTTAGTGCGATTATGTGAGTTAGCTGTCCGTAAATGTTCGTCtttgagtaaaataattttgacaacAACGCAAGATCCAGaagattcaaaaaatcaaattacacGACTGCAGGAATTGAAACTCAGCTTGCAACAGTCGAATATCAAAATGGATGTAAACTTCTCTGAAACTCTTCATGACCGACAAATAAc cCTCAATAATGGCTGGGTTATAAAAATCGGACGAGGCCTCGATTACTTCAAAGCACCCGATAGCAAATTCAGTCTCGGCGCCTGTGATTTGGCCCTTCGAGCCACTCTAGAAACAACCGTAGACATCTTCCACAAGAACGATATCAAAAACTGA
- the LOC130668627 gene encoding protein inscuteable homolog: protein MSGFKRMQSRVFWNQMARHDLDIAPLICKTSPERQIDRADASYCNFGRDSDTDTDKISENSFTAGDQVDSNCNITACFVTDKTQDDLPEENGNSSMVPEIENAQLARVLSPDQGHGSLDSGFSDSENSKSGNLDTSRRRRKRRKKRDGKVVNKNLFWMKPSHTSTPKAENIETLRNLTYTKDSEDFDEFRDSTDCAKRIELPDSPGSSQECLGDFLYEVEPPEDEASSASRDSTPSFNGPWYTRMSNESSKSSGSQETKSKFTSGTKTPWQFIAQSSSSSVQVWLQDLVQDVDNECYITLQSKALPRRNLHTEDAQTRDLKLLTTAATSAATELLVRAEGFNRHVQEVIRKIGQAEARDERDWLRSIEEEAFSILSELGAPPPRRIHDGSVRTILNQLESLKNMVNHTLDTRLDFYIERVVRGLEEAPRESGSAARGALAALTALGLAGSRAGNSIARCSGVRALLTSLISASRLSSELRASSLRALASVCCCPLAIDHFIKEGGPEILVDLLTSPSTPEREKIEATALIVQVTAPWIDALGLRHFEPFAAPLTLTLIYLAESCACAQTLLLCAAALNNLSDSPAFVDAILTHESIRRLIKCVKKKAPSIWLMEQVAMLINKLARHPKARKHLAKARASVALVCFLRMAPPGLEDAYHRLTVTAATALMRLCVDPEIAKQVVAVGGDDCLPKFNKMDDHQQDGGLVRYTNSLRIACKKATKCIDDAKACDYSVE from the exons aTGTCGGGCTTCAAAAGGATGCAGAGCCGGGTTTTCTGGAACCAAATGGCTCGGCATGATCTCGATATCGCTCCGCTGATTTGCAAAACCAGCCCGGAAAGGCAAATCGACCGCGCAGACGCTTCCTACTGCAATTTTGGGCGCGACAGTGACACGGACACTGACAAAATAAGCGAGAACAGTTTCACTGCTGGTGATCAGGTTGACAGTAATTGCAACATAACCGCGTGTTTTGTCACCGATAAGACCCAAGATGATTTACCCGAAGAAAATGGCAACTCCTCAATGGTCCCAGAAATAGAAAACGCGCAACTCGCGAGAGTTCTTAGCCCTGACCAAGGCCACGGCAGCCTCGATTCCGGTTTCTCGGACTCTGAGAACTCAAAGTCGGGAAATTTGGACACCAGCCGCAGGCGCAGGAAGCGAAGGAAAAAACGCGATGGAAAAgtcgtaaataaaaatttattctggATGAAACCGAGTCACACTTCGACTCCGAAAGCGGAAAATATTGAAACGCTGAGGAATTTGACTTACACTAAGGATTCGGAGGACTTCGATGAATTTCGTGACTCAACCGATTGCGCTAAAAG aatcGAGCTTCCAGACTCTCCAGGGTCATCCCAAGAATGTCTAGGAGATTTTCTCTACGAAGTAGAGCCACCGGAAGACGAAGCGAGCTCAGCATCCCGTGACTCGACGCCATCTTTCAACGGTCCCTGGTACACGCGGATGTCCAATGAGTCGTCAAAGTCCTCTGGGTCACAAGAAACGAAATCGAAATTCACGTCAGGAACAAAAACTCCCTGGCAATTTATCGCTCAGTCCAGTAGTTCGTCGGTTCAAGTCTGGCTCCAAGACCTGGTGCAAGACGTAGACAACGAATGCTACATCACGCTGCAGAGCAAAGCCTTACCCAGGCGTAATTTGCATACCGAGGATGCGCAGACAAGAGATTTGAAACTTTTAACGACCGCGGCGACTTCAGCGGCGACCGAATTGCTCGTGAGGGCTGAAGGGTTCAATCGACATGTCCAGGAAGTTATCag AAAAATCGGACAAGCGGAAGCTAGAGACGAACGCGATTGGCTTAGAAGTATTGAAGAGGAGGCGTTTTCTATTTTGTCTGAATTAGGCGCACCTCCGCCGCGAAGAATCCACGACGGAAGTGTCAGGACTATCTTAAATCAGTTAGAGTCCTTGAAGAATATGGTCAATCACACTCTGGACACGCGATTGGATTTTTATATCGAG cGAGTAGTACGAGGTCTGGAAGAAGCTCCCCGAGAATCAGGATCTGCAGCCCGTGGAGCCCTTGCTGCTCTGACTGCCTTAGGACTCGCAGGCTCTAGAGCCGGAAACTCAATCGCACGTTGCTCTGGAGTTCGAGCCCTTCTGACCTCACTGATCTCCGCCAGTCGTTTGTCCTCCGAACTTCGAGCCTCAAGCCTTCGAGCCCTCGCCAGCGTGTGCTGCTGCCCTCTAGCAATCGACCACTTCATCAAAGAAGGAGGCCCTGAAATCCTCGTTGACCTTTTGACCTCGCCCTCGACTCCCGAGCGCGAGAAAATTGAGGCCACGGCTCTCATAGTCCAAGTGACGGCCCCCTGGATCGACGCCTTGGGCCTTCGACACTTCGAGCCCTTCGCAGCCCCACTGACCCTCACGCTCATCTATCTCGCCGAGTCCTGCGCCTGCGCCCAAACATTACTCCTGTGCGCAGCCGCCTTAAACAACCTCAGCGACTCTCCCGCCTTCGTCGACGCCATTTTGACCCACGAAAGTATCCGTCGGCTTATAAAATGCGTGAAGAAGAAGGCGCCCTCTATCTGGCTCATGGAACAAGTCGCCATGTTGATAAATAAACTAGCCCGGCATCCAAAGGCCAGGAAACATCTCGCCAAAGCCAGAGCCTCCGTTGCCCTCGTCTGCTTCCTACGCATGGCGCCACCTGGACTCGAGGACGCGTACCACCGGCTCACGGTCACTGCTGCCACCGCCTTAATGAGGCTCTGCGTGGATCCTGAAATCGCCAAACAAGTAGTGGCAGTCGGAGGCGACGACTGTCTTCCGAAATTCAACAAAATGGACGACCACCAACAAGATGGCGGCTTGGTCCGATATACCAACAGTCTAAGAATCGCGTGTAAAAAAGCTACTAAGTGTATCGATGACGCTAAGGCTTGTGATTACTCTgttgaataa